The following are encoded in a window of Nomia melanderi isolate GNS246 chromosome 6, iyNomMela1, whole genome shotgun sequence genomic DNA:
- the LOC116427863 gene encoding uncharacterized protein LOC116427863 isoform X1, with protein sequence MVTMHDQTSDPRNNDLRDYNHENDLKYTLEICQWLLKPLGLWGIVYHRVSSLERAVAIILLFLCFFTLFFLIVPTIYNVCYVEKNMEAKVKLMGPIAFCLFSTVQYCYICAKRSLLGKCFEHVENDWRTIGDQDHRAIMLKQAAISRRLVIICIVFFYSGGMSYQTLMQFSSKPTQQSNVTLKPLTYPSFEFLDVQSSPTYEIVFFLQTVAAIILLNATIAAYSMTATFVTHICGQIQIQILRLENLIGERPGKNSFQERMTVIVHDHVEVLRFSKNVDKALSEIFLIEIAASTFIMCMLEYYCLMEWRNSDMIAVATYFMLLTSMTFNVLIYCYVGELLSEQCSQIGGTSYNIHWYNLPARKAYNFILLEAISLYPPKLTAGRIIDLTINTFGVVGDFVVKNVSNVQESFLRFDYFQVLKTSVVYLNLLRTVTN encoded by the exons ATGGTCACCATGCACGACCAGACATCCGACCCAAGGAATAACGACCTGAGAGACTACAATCATGAGAATGACCTGAAATACACGTTGGAGATTTGCCAGTGGTTGCTGAAGCCGCTCGGGCTGTGGGGCATAGTTTACCATCGTGTCAGCAGTCTGGAGAGAGCTGTCGCGATCATACTGCTGTTCCTTTGCTTCTTCACTCTATTCTTCCTGATCGTGCCGACAATCTACAATGTCTGCTACGTGGAGAAAAACATGGAGGCCAAAGTGAAGCTCATGGGTCCGATCGCTTTCTGCTTGTTCTCCACGGTGCAATACTGCTACATCTGCGCGAAGAGAAGCCTCTTGGGAAAGTGCTTCGAACACGTGGAGAACGATTGGAGAACGATAGGGGACCAGGACCACCGTGCCATCATGCTGAAACAAGCGGCCATCAGCAGACGCCTGGTCATCATCTGCATCGTCTTCTTCTATTCCGGAGGCATGTCCTATCAGACGCTGATGCAGTTCTCGTCGAAGCCGACGCAGCAATCCAACGTTACCCTGAAACCGCTTACTTATCCCAGTTTCGAGTTCCTCGACGTCCAGTCCAGTCCTACCTACGAGATCGTGTTCTTTCTTCAGACCGTCGCAGCGATAATCCTGCTCAACGCCACGATAGCTGCGTACAGTATGACCGCGACATTCGTCACGCATATCTGCGGACAGATTCAGATCCAGATATTACGGTTGGAGAACTTGATCGGGGAAAGACCGGGGAAGAACAGTTTCCAGGAACGTATGACGGTCATCGTTCACGATCACGTCGAGGTGTTGAG GTTTTCTAAGAACGTTGATAAAGCTTTGTCAGAGATATTCTTGATAGAGATCGCTGCGTCAACGTTCATCATGTGTATGCTCGAATACTACTGTTTAATG GAATGGAGGAACAGCGACATGATCGCGGTGGCAACGTACTTTATGTTGTTGACCTCCATGACattcaatgttttaatatattgttacgtGGGTGAACTTCTATCCGAACAG TGTAGTCAAATCGGCGGAACTTCCTACAACATTCATTGGTATAATTTACCAGCGAGGAAGGCCTACAATTTCATCCTACTGGAAGCTATATCTCTCTATCCGCCAAAACTCACCGCTGGCAGAATAATTGACCTCACTATAAACACGTTCGGTGTTGTTGGTGATTTCGTGGTTAAGAATGTTTCCAATGTGCAGGAGAGTTTTTTAAGATTTGACTATTTTCAGGTGTTGAAGACATCTGTAGTGTACTTGAACCTGCTTCGAACGGTTACCAATTG A
- the LOC116428006 gene encoding odorant receptor 13a-like isoform X1, whose protein sequence is MVTMYDQPSDPRKNDLKDYNHENDLKYTLEMCQWLLKPLGLWGIIYHRVSSLERAVSFALLLLCFSTLLFLIVPTLYNMFYVEKNVQVKVKLIGPVAFCVFSTVKYCYMCAKRNLLGHCIHHVEKDWRTVGEQDHRAIMLKQAGISRRLIVICIVFFYSGGMFYQTLMQYSFQLTHKSNITVKPLTYPSFEFLDVQSSPTYEIVFSLQAAAAVILLNSTIAAYSMTATFVTHICGQIQIQILRLENLIQEKQAKSSFHERMTVIVHDHVEVLRFSKNVDKALSEIFLIEVVASTFIMCMLEFYCLTEWRNSDMIAVATYFMLLTSITFNVLIYCYVGDLLSEQCSQIGRVSYNINWYNLPAKKAYNFVLLEAISHYPPKLTAGKLIDLTINTFGVVGVEDICSVFEPTSNGYQLIFHAAYR, encoded by the exons ATGGTCACCATGTACGACCAGCCATCCGACCCGAGGAAGAACGACCTGAAAGACTACAATCATGAGAACGACCTGAAATACACGCTGGAGATGTGCCAGTGGCTGCTGAAGCCGCTCGGGCTGTGGGGCATAATTTACCATCGCGTCAGCAGCCTGGAGAGAGCTGTCTCGTTCGCGCTGCTGCTCCTCTGCTTCTCCACGCTACTCTTCCTGATCGTGCCGACGCTATACAATATGTTCTACGTGGAGAAGAACGTGCAGGTCAAAGTGAAGCTGATAGGTCCGGTCGCCTTCTGCGTCTTCTCCACGGTGAAATACTGTTACATGTGCGCGAAGAGGAACCTCCTGGGCCACTGCATCCATCACGTGGAGAAGGACTGGAGAACGGTGGGGGAACAGGACCACCGTGCCATCATGCTGAAGCAAGCCGGCATCAGCAGACGCCTGATCGTCATCTGCATCGTCTTCTTCTATTCCGGAGGAATGTTCTACCAGACGCTGATGCAGTACTCGTTCCAGCTGACGCACAAATCCAACATCACCGTGAAACCGCTCACCTATCCCAGTTTCGAGTTCCTCGACGTCCAGTCCAGTCCCACCTACGAGATCGTGTTCTCCCTTCAGGCCGCCGCAGCGGTGATACTGCTCAACTCCACGATAGCCGCGTACAGTATGACCGCGACCTTCGTCACGCATATCTGCGGACAGATTCAGATCCAGATACTGCGACTGGAGAACTTGATCCAGGAAAAGCAGGCGAAGAGCAGCTTCCACGAACGTATGACGGTCATCGTTCACGATCACGTCGAGGTGCTGAG GTTTTCTAAGAACGTTGACAAAGCTTTGTCGGAGATATTCTTGATAGAGGTCGTTGCTTCAACATTCATCATGTGTATGCTCGAATTCTACTGTTTAACG GAATGGAGGAACAGCGACATGATCGCGGTAGCAACGTATTTTATGTTGTTGACATCCATCACattcaatgttttaatatattgttacgtGGGTGATCTTCTATCCGAACAG tgCAGCCAAATCGGTCGAGTTTCCTACAACATTAATTGGTACAATTTACCAGCGAAGAAAGCCTACAATTTCGTCCTGTTGGAAGCCATATCTCACTATCCGCCGAAACTCACCGCTGGCAAATTAATTGACCTCACCATAAACACGTTCGGCGTTGTTG GTGTTGAAGACATCTGTAGTGTATTTGAACCTACTTCGAACGGTTACCAATTG ATTTTCCATGCGGCGTATAGATAG
- the LOC116428006 gene encoding uncharacterized protein LOC116428006 isoform X3 has product MVTMYDQPSDPRKNDLKDYNHENDLKYTLEMCQWLLKPLGLWGIIYHRVSSLERAVSFALLLLCFSTLLFLIVPTLYNMFYVEKNVQVKVKLIGPVAFCVFSTVKYCYMCAKRNLLGHCIHHVEKDWRTVGEQDHRAIMLKQAGISRRLIVICIVFFYSGGMFYQTLMQYSFQLTHKSNITVKPLTYPSFEFLDVQSSPTYEIVFSLQAAAAVILLNSTIAAYSMTATFVTHICGQIQIQILRLENLIQEKQAKSSFHERMTVIVHDHVEVLRFSKNVDKALSEIFLIEVVASTFIMCMLEFYCLTEWRNSDMIAVATYFMLLTSITFNVLIYCYVGDLLSEQPNRSSFLQH; this is encoded by the exons ATGGTCACCATGTACGACCAGCCATCCGACCCGAGGAAGAACGACCTGAAAGACTACAATCATGAGAACGACCTGAAATACACGCTGGAGATGTGCCAGTGGCTGCTGAAGCCGCTCGGGCTGTGGGGCATAATTTACCATCGCGTCAGCAGCCTGGAGAGAGCTGTCTCGTTCGCGCTGCTGCTCCTCTGCTTCTCCACGCTACTCTTCCTGATCGTGCCGACGCTATACAATATGTTCTACGTGGAGAAGAACGTGCAGGTCAAAGTGAAGCTGATAGGTCCGGTCGCCTTCTGCGTCTTCTCCACGGTGAAATACTGTTACATGTGCGCGAAGAGGAACCTCCTGGGCCACTGCATCCATCACGTGGAGAAGGACTGGAGAACGGTGGGGGAACAGGACCACCGTGCCATCATGCTGAAGCAAGCCGGCATCAGCAGACGCCTGATCGTCATCTGCATCGTCTTCTTCTATTCCGGAGGAATGTTCTACCAGACGCTGATGCAGTACTCGTTCCAGCTGACGCACAAATCCAACATCACCGTGAAACCGCTCACCTATCCCAGTTTCGAGTTCCTCGACGTCCAGTCCAGTCCCACCTACGAGATCGTGTTCTCCCTTCAGGCCGCCGCAGCGGTGATACTGCTCAACTCCACGATAGCCGCGTACAGTATGACCGCGACCTTCGTCACGCATATCTGCGGACAGATTCAGATCCAGATACTGCGACTGGAGAACTTGATCCAGGAAAAGCAGGCGAAGAGCAGCTTCCACGAACGTATGACGGTCATCGTTCACGATCACGTCGAGGTGCTGAG GTTTTCTAAGAACGTTGACAAAGCTTTGTCGGAGATATTCTTGATAGAGGTCGTTGCTTCAACATTCATCATGTGTATGCTCGAATTCTACTGTTTAACG GAATGGAGGAACAGCGACATGATCGCGGTAGCAACGTATTTTATGTTGTTGACATCCATCACattcaatgttttaatatattgttacgtGGGTGATCTTCTATCCGAACAG CCAAATCGGTCGAGTTTCCTACAACATTAA
- the LOC116428006 gene encoding odorant receptor 13a-like isoform X2 yields the protein MVTMYDQPSDPRKNDLKDYNHENDLKYTLEMCQWLLKPLGLWGIIYHRVSSLERAVSFALLLLCFSTLLFLIVPTLYNMFYVEKNVQVKVKLIGPVAFCVFSTVKYCYMCAKRNLLGHCIHHVEKDWRTVGEQDHRAIMLKQAGISRRLIVICIVFFYSGGMFYQTLMQYSFQLTHKSNITVKPLTYPSFEFLDVQSSPTYEIVFSLQAAAAVILLNSTIAAYSMTATFVTHICGQIQIQILRLENLIQEKQAKSSFHERMTVIVHDHVEVLRFSKNVDKALSEIFLIEVVASTFIMCMLEFYCLTEWRNSDMIAVATYFMLLTSITFNVLIYCYVGDLLSEQCSQIGRVSYNINWYNLPAKKAYNFVLLEAISHYPPKLTAGKLIDLTINTFGVVLKTSVVYLNLLRTVTN from the exons ATGGTCACCATGTACGACCAGCCATCCGACCCGAGGAAGAACGACCTGAAAGACTACAATCATGAGAACGACCTGAAATACACGCTGGAGATGTGCCAGTGGCTGCTGAAGCCGCTCGGGCTGTGGGGCATAATTTACCATCGCGTCAGCAGCCTGGAGAGAGCTGTCTCGTTCGCGCTGCTGCTCCTCTGCTTCTCCACGCTACTCTTCCTGATCGTGCCGACGCTATACAATATGTTCTACGTGGAGAAGAACGTGCAGGTCAAAGTGAAGCTGATAGGTCCGGTCGCCTTCTGCGTCTTCTCCACGGTGAAATACTGTTACATGTGCGCGAAGAGGAACCTCCTGGGCCACTGCATCCATCACGTGGAGAAGGACTGGAGAACGGTGGGGGAACAGGACCACCGTGCCATCATGCTGAAGCAAGCCGGCATCAGCAGACGCCTGATCGTCATCTGCATCGTCTTCTTCTATTCCGGAGGAATGTTCTACCAGACGCTGATGCAGTACTCGTTCCAGCTGACGCACAAATCCAACATCACCGTGAAACCGCTCACCTATCCCAGTTTCGAGTTCCTCGACGTCCAGTCCAGTCCCACCTACGAGATCGTGTTCTCCCTTCAGGCCGCCGCAGCGGTGATACTGCTCAACTCCACGATAGCCGCGTACAGTATGACCGCGACCTTCGTCACGCATATCTGCGGACAGATTCAGATCCAGATACTGCGACTGGAGAACTTGATCCAGGAAAAGCAGGCGAAGAGCAGCTTCCACGAACGTATGACGGTCATCGTTCACGATCACGTCGAGGTGCTGAG GTTTTCTAAGAACGTTGACAAAGCTTTGTCGGAGATATTCTTGATAGAGGTCGTTGCTTCAACATTCATCATGTGTATGCTCGAATTCTACTGTTTAACG GAATGGAGGAACAGCGACATGATCGCGGTAGCAACGTATTTTATGTTGTTGACATCCATCACattcaatgttttaatatattgttacgtGGGTGATCTTCTATCCGAACAG tgCAGCCAAATCGGTCGAGTTTCCTACAACATTAATTGGTACAATTTACCAGCGAAGAAAGCCTACAATTTCGTCCTGTTGGAAGCCATATCTCACTATCCGCCGAAACTCACCGCTGGCAAATTAATTGACCTCACCATAAACACGTTCGGCGTT GTGTTGAAGACATCTGTAGTGTATTTGAACCTACTTCGAACGGTTACCAATTG A
- the LOC116428008 gene encoding odorant receptor Or2-like, with protein MNKNYEEDMQYTVKYSRFFLKAIGVWPLIAEHTSTREKIVSIFLIIFFSFCVLFVLIPSSYYCFFYVTDVTVMIELYGPISYCALIGVKYCYLGVKATTYGRCMKHMEKHWISVEDAEQRGILKGNTSVARKITTVCAVLFYSSTGSYYIAMPLWSPVFRRSETDRPLVHPGYEFFVDEQATPTYEFIFIMHCCYCFVTCSVSTANCSLIALFSSHARGLIQVQVARLRDLVEHEGKDIKSQSRLSVIVKNHVEILTFTKNVAQALQEVCFAEVLASVIVTCAAEYLCVLEFKNHNTIATGTYLGLIFSFVFNIFIICYAGQLLVDEGERLGDAYYDIKWYNLPKKKSASLILIIAASKKSPKLTGGKIFEISIPTFSSVLRSSVVYMNLCQAVSA; from the exons ATGAACAAGAACTACGAGGAGGACATGCAGTACACGGTGAAGTACTCCCGTTTCTTTCTGAAGGCGATCGGCGTGTGGCCTCTGATCGCCGAGCACACGAGCACGCGCGAGAAGATCGTCTCGATATTTTTGATAATCTTCTTCAGCTTCTGTGTGCTGTTCGTCCTGATCCCCAGCAGTTATTATTGCTTCTTCTACGTGACCGACGTCACCGTTATGATCGAACTGTACGGCCCCATCAGCTACTGCGCGCTCATCGGGGTGAAGTATTGCTACCTCGGCGTGAAGGCGACCACCTACGGCCGCTGCATGAAGCACATGGAGAAACACTGGATATCCGTGGAGGACGCGGAGCAACGAGGCATCCTGAAGGGCAACACCTCCGTTGCCAGGAAGATAACCACCGTCTGCGCGGTGTTGTTCTACTCGTCCACGGGCTCCTATTACATCGCCATGCCGCTATGGTCGCCCGTGTTCCGGCGGAGCGAGACCGACCGACCATTGGTCCATCCCGGCTACGAATTCTTCGTCGACGAACAGGCCACGCCCACATACGAGTTTATATTCATCATGCACTGTTGCTACTGCTTCGTCACGTGCAGCGTCAGCACTGCGAATTGCAGTCTGATCGCTTTGTTCAGCAGTCACGCCCGCGGATTGATACAGGTGCAAGTCGCGCGGCTCAGGGATCTGGTAGAGCACGAGGGGAAGGATATTAAGAGCCAGAGTCGGCTGTCGGTTATTGTAAAGAATCACGTGGAAATACTAAC GTTTACTAAAAACGTCGCGCAAGCGTTGCAAGAGGTCTGCTTCGCAGAAGTGCTGGCTTCCGTTATCGTGACGTGCGCCGCTGAATATCTTTGCGTACTG GAATTCAAGAATCACAACACTATAGCGACAGGAACTTATCTGGGACTGATATTCTCtttcgtttttaatatattcattatctGCTACGCGGGTCAGCTTTTAGTTGACGAG GGTGAGAGGCTTGGAGATGCGTATTACGATATCAAATGGTACAATTTACCGAAAAAGAAGAGCGCCAGTTTAATTCTTATAATCGCTGCGTCCAAGAAATCGCCGAAACTCACCGGAGGAAAGATTTTCGAAATCTCGATACCTACGTTCAGCAGT GTGCTCAGGTCGTCGGTAGTGTATATGAACTTGTGTCAAGCTGTGTCTGCATG A
- the LOC116427863 gene encoding uncharacterized protein LOC116427863 isoform X3 gives MVTMHDQTSDPRNNDLRDYNHENDLKYTLEICQWLLKPLGLWGIVYHRVSSLERAVAIILLFLCFFTLFFLIVPTIYNVCYVEKNMEAKVKLMGPIAFCLFSTVQYCYICAKRSLLGKCFEHVENDWRTIGDQDHRAIMLKQAAISRRLVIICIVFFYSGGMSYQTLMQFSSKPTQQSNVTLKPLTYPSFEFLDVQSSPTYEIVFFLQTVAAIILLNATIAAYSMTATFVTHICGQIQIQILRLENLIGERPGKNSFQERMTVIVHDHVEVLRFSKNVDKALSEIFLIEIAASTFIMCMLEYYCLMEWRNSDMIAVATYFMLLTSMTFNVLIYCYVGELLSEQCSQIGGTSYNIHWYNLPARKAYNFILLEAISLYPPKLTAGRIIDLTINTC, from the exons ATGGTCACCATGCACGACCAGACATCCGACCCAAGGAATAACGACCTGAGAGACTACAATCATGAGAATGACCTGAAATACACGTTGGAGATTTGCCAGTGGTTGCTGAAGCCGCTCGGGCTGTGGGGCATAGTTTACCATCGTGTCAGCAGTCTGGAGAGAGCTGTCGCGATCATACTGCTGTTCCTTTGCTTCTTCACTCTATTCTTCCTGATCGTGCCGACAATCTACAATGTCTGCTACGTGGAGAAAAACATGGAGGCCAAAGTGAAGCTCATGGGTCCGATCGCTTTCTGCTTGTTCTCCACGGTGCAATACTGCTACATCTGCGCGAAGAGAAGCCTCTTGGGAAAGTGCTTCGAACACGTGGAGAACGATTGGAGAACGATAGGGGACCAGGACCACCGTGCCATCATGCTGAAACAAGCGGCCATCAGCAGACGCCTGGTCATCATCTGCATCGTCTTCTTCTATTCCGGAGGCATGTCCTATCAGACGCTGATGCAGTTCTCGTCGAAGCCGACGCAGCAATCCAACGTTACCCTGAAACCGCTTACTTATCCCAGTTTCGAGTTCCTCGACGTCCAGTCCAGTCCTACCTACGAGATCGTGTTCTTTCTTCAGACCGTCGCAGCGATAATCCTGCTCAACGCCACGATAGCTGCGTACAGTATGACCGCGACATTCGTCACGCATATCTGCGGACAGATTCAGATCCAGATATTACGGTTGGAGAACTTGATCGGGGAAAGACCGGGGAAGAACAGTTTCCAGGAACGTATGACGGTCATCGTTCACGATCACGTCGAGGTGTTGAG GTTTTCTAAGAACGTTGATAAAGCTTTGTCAGAGATATTCTTGATAGAGATCGCTGCGTCAACGTTCATCATGTGTATGCTCGAATACTACTGTTTAATG GAATGGAGGAACAGCGACATGATCGCGGTGGCAACGTACTTTATGTTGTTGACCTCCATGACattcaatgttttaatatattgttacgtGGGTGAACTTCTATCCGAACAG TGTAGTCAAATCGGCGGAACTTCCTACAACATTCATTGGTATAATTTACCAGCGAGGAAGGCCTACAATTTCATCCTACTGGAAGCTATATCTCTCTATCCGCCAAAACTCACCGCTGGCAGAATAATTGACCTCACTATAAACAC GTGTTGA
- the LOC116427863 gene encoding odorant receptor 43a-like isoform X2, protein MVTMHDQTSDPRNNDLRDYNHENDLKYTLEICQWLLKPLGLWGIVYHRVSSLERAVAIILLFLCFFTLFFLIVPTIYNVCYVEKNMEAKVKLMGPIAFCLFSTVQYCYICAKRSLLGKCFEHVENDWRTIGDQDHRAIMLKQAAISRRLVIICIVFFYSGGMSYQTLMQFSSKPTQQSNVTLKPLTYPSFEFLDVQSSPTYEIVFFLQTVAAIILLNATIAAYSMTATFVTHICGQIQIQILRLENLIGERPGKNSFQERMTVIVHDHVEVLRFSKNVDKALSEIFLIEIAASTFIMCMLEYYCLMEWRNSDMIAVATYFMLLTSMTFNVLIYCYVGELLSEQCSQIGGTSYNIHWYNLPARKAYNFILLEAISLYPPKLTAGRIIDLTINTFGVVLKTSVVYLNLLRTVTN, encoded by the exons ATGGTCACCATGCACGACCAGACATCCGACCCAAGGAATAACGACCTGAGAGACTACAATCATGAGAATGACCTGAAATACACGTTGGAGATTTGCCAGTGGTTGCTGAAGCCGCTCGGGCTGTGGGGCATAGTTTACCATCGTGTCAGCAGTCTGGAGAGAGCTGTCGCGATCATACTGCTGTTCCTTTGCTTCTTCACTCTATTCTTCCTGATCGTGCCGACAATCTACAATGTCTGCTACGTGGAGAAAAACATGGAGGCCAAAGTGAAGCTCATGGGTCCGATCGCTTTCTGCTTGTTCTCCACGGTGCAATACTGCTACATCTGCGCGAAGAGAAGCCTCTTGGGAAAGTGCTTCGAACACGTGGAGAACGATTGGAGAACGATAGGGGACCAGGACCACCGTGCCATCATGCTGAAACAAGCGGCCATCAGCAGACGCCTGGTCATCATCTGCATCGTCTTCTTCTATTCCGGAGGCATGTCCTATCAGACGCTGATGCAGTTCTCGTCGAAGCCGACGCAGCAATCCAACGTTACCCTGAAACCGCTTACTTATCCCAGTTTCGAGTTCCTCGACGTCCAGTCCAGTCCTACCTACGAGATCGTGTTCTTTCTTCAGACCGTCGCAGCGATAATCCTGCTCAACGCCACGATAGCTGCGTACAGTATGACCGCGACATTCGTCACGCATATCTGCGGACAGATTCAGATCCAGATATTACGGTTGGAGAACTTGATCGGGGAAAGACCGGGGAAGAACAGTTTCCAGGAACGTATGACGGTCATCGTTCACGATCACGTCGAGGTGTTGAG GTTTTCTAAGAACGTTGATAAAGCTTTGTCAGAGATATTCTTGATAGAGATCGCTGCGTCAACGTTCATCATGTGTATGCTCGAATACTACTGTTTAATG GAATGGAGGAACAGCGACATGATCGCGGTGGCAACGTACTTTATGTTGTTGACCTCCATGACattcaatgttttaatatattgttacgtGGGTGAACTTCTATCCGAACAG TGTAGTCAAATCGGCGGAACTTCCTACAACATTCATTGGTATAATTTACCAGCGAGGAAGGCCTACAATTTCATCCTACTGGAAGCTATATCTCTCTATCCGCCAAAACTCACCGCTGGCAGAATAATTGACCTCACTATAAACACGTTCGGTGTT GTGTTGAAGACATCTGTAGTGTACTTGAACCTGCTTCGAACGGTTACCAATTG A
- the LOC116428007 gene encoding odorant receptor 43a-like, with product MVTMYDRTPVPTMSYLKNIDHETDLQYTLEMCQWVLKPLGVWGLIYHRVSNVERVISILLVSSCLIGLLLIIVPSVHNIFFVEKNVQVKVKLIGPVGFCMFSTVKYCYMCGKRKLLSRCMRHVEKDWRTVDEQDHRAIMLKQAGISRHLITICMVFLYSGGMSYQVLMPFSSKQKHKLNVTDKPLAYPTFEFLDAQSSPTYEIVFLLQTFGAMIMYTATIAAYSLAATFVSHICGQIQIQILRLENLIDEHEGKNTFRQRLTVIVRDHVQVLRFSKDVDEALREICLSEIMASTYAMCLLEYYCLAEWRNSDTVAIVTYFMLLISCTFNVLIYCSVGEVLSDQCSRVGGASYNILWYNLPARKAYNFILLDVISLYPPKLTAGKIIELSINTFGAVVKTSVVYFNLLRTVTS from the exons ATGGTCACCATGTACGACCGAACGCCGGTCCCAACGATGAGCTACCTGAAGAACATCGATCACGAGACCGATCTGCAATACACGTTGGAGATGTGCCAATGGGTGTTGAAGCCGCTCGGAGTATGGGGCCTGATTTACCATCGCGTCAGCAACGTGGAGAGAGTTATCTCGATCTTACTGGTGTCCTCTTGCCTCATCGGTCTTCTTCTGATCATCGTCCCGTCAGTGCACAATATCTTCTTCGTGGAGAAGAACGTGCAGGTCAAAGTGAAGCTGATCGGTCCAGTCGGTTTTTGCATGTTCTCTACGGTGAAGTACTGTTACATGTGCGGGAAGAGAAAGCTGTTGAGTCGCTGCATGCGACACGTGGAGAAGGATTGGCGAACGGTGGACGAGCAGGACCACCGAGCGATAATGCTGAAGCAAGCGGGCATCAGTAGACACCTGATCACCATATGCATGGTCTTCCTCTATTCCGGGGGCATGTCCTATCAGGTACTGATGCCGTTCTCGTCGAAGCAGAAGCACAAGCTGAACGTCACCGACAAACCGCTCGCTTATCCCACCTTCGAGTTCCTCGACGCCCAGTCCAGCCCCACCTACGAGATCGTGTTCCTTCTCCAGACCTTCGGGGCGATGATCATGTACACCGCCACCATAGCCGCGTACAGTCTCGCTGCGACCTTCGTGTCGCATATCTGCGGGCAGATCCAGATTCAGATACTACGGTTGGAGAACTTGATCGACGAACACGAGGGGAAGAACACATTTCGACAGCGTCTGACGGTTATCGTTAGGGATCATGTCCAGGTGCTAAG GTTTTCCAAGGACGTTGATGAAGCTTTGCGCGAGATATGTTTGTCAGAGATCATGGCATCCACGTACGCCATGTGTCTGCTCGAATACTATTGTTTAGCG GAATGGCGGAACAGCGACACGGTCGCGATAGTAACGTATTTCATGTTGCTGATCTCCTGCACTTTCAATGTGTTAATCTATTGTTCCGTAGGTGAAGTTCTATCCGATCAG tGCAGTCGAGTGGGCGGAGCTTCGTACAACATACTTTGGTACAATTTACCAGCGAGGAAGGCATACAATTTTATCCTGCTGGATGTCATATCTCTCTATCCGCCTAAACTCACGGCcggaaaaataattgaactcTCTATAAACACGTTCGGCGCG GTGGTAAAGACATCTGTGGTTTACTTCAATCTGCTTCGAACGGTTACGTCTTG A